The following are from one region of the Bacillota bacterium genome:
- a CDS encoding diacylglycerol kinase family protein, giving the protein MRTLVIVNLVAAHGRSAGVWEEIRTVLPRDTGEYDWTVTQRPGHATEIARRAVTDGFERVVALGGDGTVHETVNGLAGSRVTLGVIPAGTGNDFAKSINLPRRPIDAWQAIERLPVRCIDLGKVNDRYYVNVAGVGFDAEVSGEVNTRIRATGVAAYLLGILRVLPRFTPVPIKVTLDEQTIEQRCLLVSVGNGKYYGGGLKICPEAIPDDGLFDVVVGGDFGRLETLAVLPRVFSGTHVTHPKVKTYRVRRVHVESALPLWIQADGEVIGRTPATFELIPKALYVAGSQT; this is encoded by the coding sequence TTGAGAACATTGGTGATTGTCAACCTAGTGGCCGCCCACGGTCGGTCCGCCGGCGTCTGGGAGGAAATCCGCACGGTACTGCCCAGGGATACCGGCGAATACGATTGGACGGTGACGCAACGGCCAGGCCACGCCACGGAGATCGCCAGGAGGGCCGTCACTGACGGCTTCGAGCGGGTGGTCGCCCTCGGAGGCGACGGCACCGTCCATGAGACCGTCAACGGGCTCGCCGGTTCGAGGGTCACCCTCGGGGTCATCCCGGCTGGCACGGGAAACGACTTCGCCAAGTCAATAAACCTTCCAAGACGGCCCATCGATGCCTGGCAGGCCATCGAGCGCCTGCCGGTCAGGTGCATAGACCTGGGCAAGGTCAACGATCGTTACTATGTAAACGTGGCTGGCGTCGGGTTCGACGCTGAGGTGTCCGGCGAGGTGAATACCCGGATACGCGCAACCGGGGTGGCCGCCTATCTCCTGGGGATTCTCCGAGTCTTACCCAGATTCACTCCCGTACCCATTAAGGTCACCCTAGACGAACAAACCATCGAGCAACGCTGCTTATTGGTCTCGGTCGGCAACGGAAAGTACTACGGCGGCGGGCTGAAAATCTGCCCGGAAGCCATCCCCGACGACGGCCTCTTCGACGTAGTCGTGGGGGGTGACTTTGGTCGTCTCGAGACCCTCGCCGTCTTGCCCCGGGTGTTCTCCGGGACCCATGTAACGCATCCCAAGGTTAAGACCTACCGGGTCAGACGTGTGCACGTCGAATCCGCCCTTCCCTTGTGGATTCAGGCCGACGGAGAGGTCATCGGCCGGACCCCGGCGACCTTCGAGTTGATCCCCAAAGCCTTGTACGTCGCCGGCTCCCAAACGTGA
- a CDS encoding polymer-forming cytoskeletal protein — MFGKKDGRDGIAMEKIDTIVGKETEFKGVLNSSGVLRIDGKVEGEIHHKGDLIVGETGMVVATVIHARHISIAGQVKGNVEAEGKLELVPTGRLYGDIKVAGLIIGEGAIFRGTSEMKTGEEKPALKPKPSPV; from the coding sequence ATGTTCGGGAAAAAGGATGGGCGGGATGGTATTGCCATGGAGAAAATTGACACCATCGTCGGCAAGGAAACAGAGTTCAAAGGGGTTTTGAACTCCAGCGGAGTGCTCAGGATCGACGGCAAGGTGGAGGGCGAGATCCACCACAAGGGCGATCTCATTGTCGGAGAGACCGGCATGGTAGTCGCGACGGTCATTCACGCCCGCCACATAAGCATTGCCGGCCAAGTCAAGGGGAACGTCGAAGCCGAAGGGAAGCTCGAGCTGGTTCCCACCGGTCGCCTCTACGGGGACATCAAGGTAGCTGGCCTTATCATCGGGGAAGGGGCCATCTTCCGCGGCACCAGCGAGATGAAGACGGGCGAGGAGAAACCGGCGCTCAAGCCCAAGCCGTCACCGGTCTAG
- a CDS encoding M23 family metallopeptidase has translation MTAKGGRKLFTIMIVPHSERSVYSFSIHLTTLQVASFILIVLSLSLLIFANVYQDMKANMSELRQVRLVNREQRQQLEALMTETDQLKANMQSLSELDRQIREILKTSRDFSRVQLSTPYQPSTVETPTVGGGQGGADYTTASILPGDDRGAQVSRDLLSRAAGLQTDLDTVRTDMTNRQVSFEDLRKQLTENQLYQAARPSVFPTNGSITSGFGFRSSPLGFGTEYHSGLDIAAAYGTPIIATGDGKVVFAGWRGAFGRAVVIDHGYGFSTMYGHTQKIVVNVGDRITKGQTIAYVGSSGRSTGPHLHYEVWINGKPVNPRTYIQ, from the coding sequence TTGACCGCAAAAGGCGGCCGGAAACTTTTTACCATCATGATTGTTCCCCATTCAGAGCGGTCTGTCTACAGCTTCAGCATCCACCTGACCACCCTCCAGGTAGCCAGTTTCATTCTCATTGTCCTCAGCTTGTCGTTGCTCATCTTCGCCAACGTCTATCAGGACATGAAGGCCAACATGTCCGAGTTGAGACAGGTTCGACTGGTCAACCGGGAGCAGCGCCAGCAGCTGGAGGCCCTGATGACCGAGACCGACCAGCTGAAAGCGAACATGCAGAGTCTGTCCGAGCTTGACCGGCAGATCCGCGAGATCCTCAAGACCAGTCGGGACTTCAGCCGGGTTCAACTCTCAACTCCGTACCAGCCAAGCACAGTGGAAACGCCGACGGTCGGGGGCGGGCAAGGGGGAGCCGATTACACCACTGCCTCCATCCTCCCCGGCGATGACCGCGGAGCTCAGGTCAGTCGAGACCTATTGAGCCGGGCGGCCGGCCTCCAGACCGACCTCGACACAGTTCGCACCGACATGACCAACCGGCAGGTGAGTTTCGAGGACCTCCGCAAGCAATTGACCGAGAACCAGTTGTACCAAGCGGCCAGGCCGTCGGTATTCCCGACCAACGGGTCGATTACCTCTGGCTTCGGTTTTCGTTCCTCGCCCCTTGGTTTCGGCACTGAGTACCACTCGGGGCTGGACATCGCTGCGGCCTACGGCACCCCGATCATCGCCACGGGCGATGGAAAGGTCGTCTTCGCCGGTTGGAGGGGGGCCTTCGGGCGAGCCGTGGTCATCGACCATGGCTATGGCTTCAGCACCATGTACGGACACACCCAAAAAATCGTCGTGAACGTGGGTGATCGAATCACCAAGGGGCAGACCATTGCCTACGTCGGTAGCTCCGGACGAAGCACGGGGCCCCACCTGCACTACGAGGTGTGGATCAACGGCAAGCCGGTCAACCCACGGACCTATATCCAGTAG
- a CDS encoding DUF4446 family protein produces the protein MLDSQAVIARLVPVTIALALAIAVTLTALAIFILAYRRLLANARLYRRLYSDAQGRDLQALFASIDQRLTHSETDLADLRRSRQDILESLGRCFQGIGMVRFNAFEGVGSDLSFSFALIDGHRDGVVLSSLFGRDESRIYAKPIKDGQSTYQLTGEEKDAVRQALTQRQERPGT, from the coding sequence ATGCTCGATTCCCAAGCCGTCATCGCTCGACTTGTTCCCGTGACCATAGCGCTGGCCCTGGCCATCGCAGTCACGCTGACCGCCCTGGCCATCTTCATCCTCGCCTATCGTCGGCTGCTCGCGAACGCCCGCTTGTATCGAAGGCTATACAGTGATGCCCAGGGCCGCGACCTGCAGGCCCTGTTCGCCTCGATCGACCAACGGCTCACCCACAGCGAGACGGACTTGGCCGACCTCCGTCGCTCCCGCCAGGACATCCTGGAGAGCCTCGGGCGCTGCTTTCAAGGCATCGGTATGGTCAGGTTCAACGCCTTCGAGGGCGTCGGCAGCGATCTGAGCTTCTCCTTCGCCCTCATTGACGGCCATCGGGACGGAGTCGTCCTGTCAAGCCTGTTCGGCCGGGACGAGTCTCGCATCTACGCCAAGCCGATCAAGGATGGCCAATCAACCTATCAGCTGACCGGCGAGGAGAAGGATGCCGTCCGCCAGGCGTTGACGCAACGCCAGGAACGGCCAGGCACCTGA
- the larB gene encoding nickel pincer cofactor biosynthesis protein LarB, whose protein sequence is MEESSLREILERLRIGSIGVDQAVEILRTLPYEDLEFAKVDHHRHLRTGFPEVVFCQGKTIQQVLAILDRLARVNSRVMATRAGPELYEAARALWPHAAYREAARVIVLEKPGVKTPKRVGRVVVASGGTADIPVAEEAAVTAEVMGAEVERVYDVGVAGLHRLLDKRKVLTAGRVIVAVAGMEGALASVVAGLVDKPVIAVPTSVGYGASFGGLAALLAMLNSCAAGVGVVNIDNGFGAGYLAAQINRLGGEVI, encoded by the coding sequence TTGGAGGAGTCCTCCCTTCGGGAAATCCTCGAGCGTCTGCGGATCGGCTCCATCGGTGTGGATCAGGCGGTTGAGATCCTTCGGACCTTGCCGTACGAGGACCTCGAGTTCGCCAAGGTCGACCACCATAGACATCTTCGAACGGGATTCCCGGAGGTTGTCTTCTGTCAGGGAAAAACCATCCAGCAGGTTCTGGCCATCCTCGACCGGTTGGCTCGGGTCAACTCGCGGGTCATGGCCACCAGGGCCGGCCCGGAGCTCTATGAAGCGGCCAGGGCGCTTTGGCCGCATGCCGCTTATCGGGAGGCAGCCCGGGTTATCGTCCTGGAGAAACCCGGTGTCAAGACACCGAAGCGGGTAGGGCGCGTCGTGGTGGCTTCGGGGGGCACGGCCGACATCCCGGTGGCCGAAGAGGCTGCGGTCACGGCTGAAGTCATGGGCGCAGAGGTGGAGCGGGTCTATGACGTCGGAGTAGCCGGTCTGCACCGGCTGCTGGACAAGCGGAAAGTGCTGACTGCTGGCCGCGTGATAGTCGCCGTCGCCGGGATGGAGGGGGCCCTGGCGAGCGTGGTGGCCGGGTTGGTGGACAAGCCGGTCATCGCCGTCCCCACCAGCGTCGGGTATGGCGCCAGCTTCGGTGGCTTGGCGGCCCTCCTGGCCATGCTCAACAGCTGCGCCGCCGGGGTCGGCGTGGTCAACATCGACAACGGCTTCGGTGCAGGCTACCTGGCCGCTCAGATCAACCGCCTGGGAGGAGAGGTCATTTGA
- the larC gene encoding nickel pincer cofactor biosynthesis protein LarC: MRAAYFDCFHGAAGDMLVGALLDAGLSLSDLRDGLATLNLGGYTIQAEKVDRGGLVGTHFRVAVVDPDPPHRHLSDILELLHGSRLPARVRAQSEGVFSRLAKAEAAVHGVSVEAVHFHEVGAIDSIIDVTGVVLGLELLGVDRVYASVLSVGRGTVMTSHGLLPVPAPATARLLEGFPIREGPGDGELLTPTAAALLTHLSIAVGALPDLRVEGVGYGAGSRNPDTPNLVRVMVGQVGEEGKDVAGLEQDRVTVLEANIDDMPALVFSHVFERLFEEGALDVYTSPIGMKKSRPGVLLGAICPPEVAGRLSRLILVETTTLGVRAHDCRRMVAPRRMISVDTPYGPVRVKVGLSGEQPQVSPEYEDCRALARFARQPLKTIYDEAHRAALSVLGLR, encoded by the coding sequence TTGAGGGCGGCGTACTTCGATTGCTTTCATGGGGCCGCGGGAGACATGCTGGTCGGGGCCCTCTTGGATGCCGGCCTGTCGCTCTCGGACCTTCGGGATGGTTTGGCGACCCTCAATCTTGGTGGCTACACCATTCAAGCAGAGAAGGTCGATCGAGGGGGCCTCGTCGGCACGCACTTTCGGGTGGCCGTGGTCGACCCCGACCCGCCCCACCGGCACCTCTCGGACATCCTTGAACTGCTTCATGGGAGCCGCCTGCCCGCGCGGGTGCGGGCTCAGTCGGAGGGGGTCTTCTCTCGTCTGGCAAAGGCCGAGGCGGCCGTCCACGGCGTCTCGGTTGAAGCCGTCCATTTCCATGAGGTCGGGGCGATCGACTCCATCATCGACGTAACCGGCGTGGTCCTCGGTCTTGAGCTCCTCGGGGTCGACCGGGTCTACGCCTCGGTGCTATCCGTGGGGCGAGGGACCGTGATGACTTCTCACGGGCTCCTGCCCGTTCCCGCCCCGGCCACGGCCAGGCTACTTGAGGGCTTTCCGATTCGCGAGGGACCTGGCGACGGCGAGCTCCTTACCCCTACCGCGGCGGCCTTGTTGACCCACCTCTCCATAGCCGTCGGGGCCTTGCCTGACCTGAGGGTCGAGGGCGTCGGGTACGGGGCGGGATCGCGCAACCCGGACACCCCGAACCTGGTTCGCGTAATGGTGGGACAGGTGGGTGAAGAGGGGAAAGACGTGGCAGGGCTGGAGCAGGACCGGGTGACCGTCCTCGAGGCGAACATCGATGATATGCCGGCCCTGGTGTTCAGCCACGTCTTTGAGCGCCTCTTCGAAGAGGGCGCCCTGGACGTCTACACCAGTCCCATCGGCATGAAGAAGTCCCGCCCTGGCGTCTTGCTAGGGGCCATTTGCCCCCCCGAGGTGGCCGGTCGGTTATCCCGCCTAATCCTGGTGGAGACGACCACCCTCGGCGTGCGGGCCCATGACTGCCGGCGGATGGTCGCACCGCGCAGGATGATCTCAGTCGACACGCCCTACGGTCCGGTGCGGGTGAAGGTGGGACTTTCCGGGGAGCAACCTCAGGTGTCACCTGAGTATGAAGATTGCCGAGCCCTGGCCAGATTCGCTCGACAACCGTTGAAGACGATCTACGATGAAGCCCATCGCGCGGCCCTCTCAGTCTTGGGCTTGCGTTGA
- a CDS encoding ParB/RepB/Spo0J family partition protein translates to MPKQRGLGRGLEALLPGGDEGPSEASRLQIDRIKPNRYQPRRVMDQEKLRELSESIKEHGVVQPILVRPVNDGYELVAGERRWRAAQLAGMREIPVVVSEFGEAESMEIALVENLQREDLNPLEEAEAFRRLMDEFSLTQEDVAHKVGRSRPAVANSLRLLSLPAELKDDVSRGTLSAGHARAILSLELDDLRLRLAKAIVAKELSVRQAEELAKKLAADKENKPKASTRHREPMMVEVEENLQRAFGTQVRVKQLRGKARGRIEIDYYSREDLERILDMVLTRGTSGTTPGVRSRVLTT, encoded by the coding sequence ATGCCCAAGCAACGAGGGCTAGGCAGGGGGCTTGAGGCGCTGTTGCCGGGGGGCGACGAGGGCCCTTCGGAGGCGTCTCGGCTTCAAATTGACAGGATAAAGCCCAATCGATACCAACCGCGGCGGGTGATGGACCAAGAGAAGCTCCGTGAGCTCTCGGAATCCATCAAGGAACACGGTGTCGTGCAACCGATTCTCGTTAGGCCCGTCAACGACGGGTACGAGCTGGTGGCGGGGGAGCGGCGTTGGCGGGCGGCGCAACTGGCCGGGATGCGGGAGATTCCAGTTGTGGTGAGCGAATTCGGCGAGGCGGAAAGCATGGAGATCGCCCTCGTCGAGAACCTGCAGCGCGAGGACCTGAATCCGCTCGAAGAAGCGGAGGCTTTTCGTCGACTGATGGATGAGTTCTCGTTGACTCAGGAGGACGTGGCCCACAAGGTAGGCCGGAGCCGGCCGGCGGTGGCCAACTCACTGCGGCTTCTGAGCCTTCCGGCGGAGTTGAAGGACGATGTTTCACGTGGAACACTCTCCGCCGGACATGCTCGGGCGATCCTCTCACTTGAGCTGGATGATCTGCGCCTCCGCCTGGCGAAGGCGATTGTGGCCAAGGAGCTATCGGTCCGCCAAGCCGAGGAGCTGGCGAAGAAGCTGGCTGCCGACAAGGAGAATAAACCGAAGGCCAGCACTCGCCATCGTGAGCCGATGATGGTCGAGGTCGAGGAGAACCTTCAACGAGCCTTTGGGACCCAGGTTAGGGTCAAGCAGTTAAGAGGAAAGGCGCGGGGGAGAATCGAGATCGACTACTATAGCCGGGAGGACCTCGAGAGGATCCTCGACATGGTCCTGACTCGAGGCACATCCGGCACGACCCCAGGGGTGCGCTCTCGGGTGCTTACCACGTAG
- a CDS encoding AAA family ATPase, translating to MSRVIAIANQKGGVGKTTTAVNLGAALGALGHRVLLIDSDPQGNTTSGLGVDKKKITQCIYQVLIDDVPMREVVVKTVVGGLDLVPSTIDLAGAEVELVPALSRETKLKKALADVRDDYEFVLIDCPPSLGLLTVNALTAADSVLVPIQCEYYALEGLTQLMNTIHLIQNQLNAGLQLEGVVLTMYDARTNLSNQVAEEVKRFFREKVYQTIIPRNIRLSEAPGYGKPIITYDPKSKGAEVYTELAKEVAMHAQATRARQGA from the coding sequence ATGAGCAGAGTTATCGCCATCGCCAACCAGAAAGGCGGAGTGGGGAAGACCACGACCGCGGTCAATCTTGGGGCGGCCTTAGGAGCACTGGGTCACCGGGTGCTGCTCATCGACAGCGATCCGCAGGGGAATACCACGAGCGGTCTGGGAGTCGACAAGAAGAAGATTACCCAATGTATCTACCAGGTGCTGATTGACGATGTCCCGATGCGCGAGGTCGTCGTGAAGACCGTGGTGGGCGGGCTGGACCTGGTGCCGTCGACCATTGACCTGGCGGGTGCAGAGGTCGAACTGGTGCCGGCCCTGTCCCGGGAGACCAAGCTGAAGAAGGCGCTGGCCGATGTGCGCGACGACTACGAGTTCGTCCTCATCGACTGCCCGCCTTCCCTTGGACTGCTGACCGTTAATGCACTAACCGCAGCTGACTCGGTACTGGTCCCCATCCAGTGTGAGTACTATGCGCTGGAGGGGCTGACCCAGTTGATGAACACGATCCACCTCATCCAAAATCAGCTGAACGCGGGGCTACAGCTTGAAGGGGTGGTACTGACGATGTACGATGCGCGGACGAACCTCTCCAACCAGGTGGCGGAGGAAGTCAAGCGATTCTTTCGGGAGAAAGTCTATCAGACAATCATCCCGCGGAACATCCGACTGAGCGAGGCTCCCGGGTATGGGAAGCCGATCATCACCTACGACCCCAAATCCAAGGGCGCAGAGGTCTACACCGAGCTCGCCAAGGAGGTTGCGATGCATGCCCAAGCAACGAGGGCTAGGCAGGGGGCTTGA
- a CDS encoding ParM/StbA family protein — MSKKGLGIDLGYGFVKVTDGEKECLFPSVVGLGQPLSYQSEFTDRSRLVDNLMVSVGGRRYFVGRLAVRQSEIAARSLDPNRVQDKNVKVLLLAGLSVFASEPQQSFNVVTGLPTNYYASYRDGLAEALRGAHELTVHEGNGDRDLVLDVDKVKVVPQPFGTLYDQTLDDTGRVVDQDLSRAKVGIIDIGFKTADFAVADGMEFIDRLSTSTTTGLASAYGIIAGKLREIFAIDKENWEMDEIVERGEIRIAGKGYDLSEFKKETLEWVAAKLITVVDSLWDYRDLDRILITGGGGQPLGQYLMTEFPNAMIVENAQMANARGFHKLARRVFKSENGGGFLD, encoded by the coding sequence TTGAGCAAGAAGGGTCTCGGGATCGACCTCGGGTACGGGTTTGTCAAGGTCACCGATGGGGAGAAGGAATGCCTCTTCCCAAGCGTAGTGGGGCTTGGCCAGCCGCTATCGTACCAGTCTGAGTTCACCGACCGAAGCCGATTGGTGGACAACCTGATGGTCAGCGTTGGTGGACGACGGTACTTCGTGGGGAGGCTGGCCGTTCGCCAGAGTGAGATCGCCGCCCGCTCCCTGGATCCGAATCGCGTTCAGGACAAGAATGTCAAGGTGTTGCTCCTTGCCGGGTTGAGCGTCTTCGCCTCGGAACCGCAGCAATCGTTCAACGTCGTCACCGGCCTCCCGACCAACTACTACGCGAGTTACCGGGACGGGCTGGCGGAGGCCCTGCGGGGGGCGCACGAGCTGACGGTGCATGAGGGCAATGGCGATCGCGATCTGGTCCTGGACGTGGACAAGGTCAAGGTGGTTCCGCAGCCGTTTGGGACGTTGTACGATCAGACCCTCGATGACACCGGGCGCGTTGTTGACCAGGACCTCAGCCGGGCCAAGGTGGGGATCATCGACATCGGGTTCAAGACAGCCGATTTCGCCGTGGCCGACGGGATGGAGTTCATCGACCGGCTGAGCACGTCGACTACCACTGGCCTGGCCAGCGCCTATGGGATCATTGCCGGCAAGCTCCGGGAGATCTTCGCCATTGACAAAGAGAACTGGGAGATGGACGAAATCGTCGAGCGGGGCGAGATCAGGATTGCCGGAAAGGGTTACGACCTCAGCGAGTTCAAGAAGGAAACCCTCGAGTGGGTGGCTGCAAAGCTCATCACGGTGGTCGATTCCCTGTGGGACTATCGCGATCTCGACCGGATTCTGATCACCGGCGGGGGCGGGCAGCCTCTGGGGCAGTATCTGATGACAGAATTTCCCAACGCGATGATTGTCGAGAACGCCCAAATGGCCAACGCTAGAGGATTCCACAAGTTGGCCCGGCGGGTCTTCAAGAGCGAGAACGGTGGCGGATTCCTGGATTAA
- a CDS encoding ParB/RepB/Spo0J family partition protein yields MPGDEAARARPEGGTVVIDVALDRIKINPYQPRKQFDPAKLSELSASLREHGVLQPLVVRQLSDGGYELVAGERRLRAAKMAGLERVPVIVRSMGGIDQAILSLVENLQREDLNCLEEAVGYKRLIEEHGLTQEELGQRLGRSQPAIANKLRLLKLDPPVQEMVRGGRLSETHARALLRLEDGRLAGKIAQRIAQEGLSVRRTEELVAETLEQISREIETAGGKGQRVLRVFKDVRIFLNTFRQAVKTLRDAGVRAQMSEADRGEFIEVTVRIPREQAGSASGKLRK; encoded by the coding sequence ATGCCAGGGGACGAGGCCGCAAGAGCCAGGCCGGAAGGCGGCACCGTGGTAATCGACGTTGCTTTGGACCGAATCAAGATAAACCCGTACCAACCGCGGAAGCAGTTTGACCCGGCGAAGCTGTCTGAGCTGTCGGCCTCCCTGCGAGAGCATGGCGTCCTTCAGCCCCTGGTGGTCAGGCAGTTGTCTGACGGAGGCTACGAGCTCGTCGCCGGGGAAAGGCGCCTTAGGGCAGCTAAGATGGCCGGACTCGAGCGAGTGCCGGTCATCGTTCGTAGTATGGGTGGGATCGACCAGGCCATCCTGAGTCTGGTCGAGAACCTTCAGCGCGAGGACCTGAACTGCCTGGAAGAGGCGGTCGGGTATAAGCGGCTCATCGAGGAACACGGGCTGACCCAAGAGGAGTTGGGCCAACGGCTTGGTCGCAGCCAACCGGCCATTGCCAACAAGCTAAGGCTGTTGAAGCTCGACCCGCCCGTGCAGGAGATGGTCCGGGGGGGCCGGCTAAGCGAGACCCACGCCCGGGCCCTGCTCCGCCTGGAAGATGGCAGACTGGCCGGGAAGATAGCCCAGCGCATCGCCCAGGAGGGCCTCTCAGTTCGGCGGACGGAGGAGTTGGTGGCGGAGACCCTCGAGCAAATTTCCCGCGAAATAGAGACCGCGGGAGGGAAGGGTCAAAGGGTGCTGAGGGTATTCAAGGATGTCCGCATTTTCCTGAACACCTTCCGCCAGGCGGTAAAGACCCTGCGTGATGCGGGGGTCAGGGCGCAGATGAGCGAAGCCGACCGGGGGGAGTTCATCGAGGTGACCGTGCGCATCCCGAGGGAGCAGGCCGGGTCGGCGTCGGGGAAGCTCCGGAAGTAA
- the rsmG gene encoding 16S rRNA (guanine(527)-N(7))-methyltransferase RsmG, with amino-acid sequence MLQTDDQLAAIASALGIALTPEQERQFGRFERLLLGANQEFNLTRITEHQEVLVKHFLDSLTCLLALDFPVGARVVDVGSGGGFPGIPLTISRADLRMTLIEASQKKAVFLEATTRRLGLDGVEVVGARAEDVARQARYREAFDVAVARAVGHLATLAEVCLPLVRVGGWFVAMKGPEGETEADEAALALTAVGGRMAKAVKVSLPGGGGARTLVVVAKEAGTPEKYPRKAGIPQKRPLGRPGPGRTGESETAGR; translated from the coding sequence ATGCTTCAGACCGATGACCAACTCGCGGCCATCGCCTCTGCCCTGGGGATCGCCTTGACGCCGGAGCAGGAGAGGCAGTTCGGGCGGTTCGAGCGGTTGCTCCTTGGGGCGAACCAGGAATTCAACCTGACCCGGATCACCGAGCATCAGGAGGTGCTGGTGAAACATTTCCTCGATTCGCTCACCTGTCTTTTGGCCCTGGACTTCCCGGTCGGGGCTCGGGTGGTTGACGTCGGCAGCGGCGGCGGATTTCCCGGGATTCCCCTGACCATCAGCCGTGCCGACCTGAGGATGACGCTGATAGAAGCCAGTCAGAAGAAAGCCGTCTTCCTCGAGGCGACGACCCGCCGGCTCGGCCTGGATGGGGTCGAGGTCGTCGGCGCCAGGGCAGAGGATGTGGCCCGCCAGGCCCGCTATCGGGAAGCCTTTGATGTGGCCGTGGCCCGCGCCGTCGGGCACCTAGCCACCCTGGCCGAGGTTTGCCTGCCCTTGGTCAGGGTGGGCGGATGGTTCGTCGCAATGAAGGGCCCGGAGGGGGAGACCGAGGCCGACGAGGCCGCGTTGGCTTTGACGGCGGTGGGGGGACGGATGGCCAAAGCCGTCAAGGTGTCTCTGCCAGGGGGCGGAGGGGCGCGGACCCTGGTGGTCGTGGCCAAGGAGGCAGGAACGCCTGAGAAGTACCCCAGGAAGGCGGGGATTCCGCAGAAACGGCCGCTCGGAAGGCCCGGACCCGGAAGGACGGGAGAGTCGGAGACCGCGGGGAGGTAA